From Mustela erminea isolate mMusErm1 chromosome 1, mMusErm1.Pri, whole genome shotgun sequence, a single genomic window includes:
- the LOC116568085 gene encoding olfactory receptor-like protein OLF4: MEPGNLTAVSEFLLLGFSERPEQQPLIFGLFLSMYMITVFGNLIIILAVSSDSHLHTPMYFFLAKLSFVDICFTTTTVPKMLMNIQTQRKLITYKSCLSQIYFFILFAGLDVLLLTVMAYDRFVAICHPLHYTVIMNPRRCGLLILGSWIISVLHSLLESLMVLRMSFCTVLEIPHFFCELNQMIQLACSDTFLNNMVMYFAAMFLAGGPFIGILYSYSKIVSSICGISSVQGKYKAFSTCVSHLSVVSLFYCTSLGVYLSSAATQSSHSSAVASVMYTVVTPMLNPFIYSLRNKDIKEALMRTFFKGNTPLIICKVM; the protein is encoded by the exons ATGGAGCCCGGAAACCTTACAGCAgtttcagaatttcttcttctgggattttcaGAGAGACCAGAACAGCAGCCCCTCATATTTGGGCTTTTCCTCTCCATGTACATGATCACTGTGTTTGGAAACCTGATCATCATTCTGGCTGTCAGCTCTGATTCCCACCTCCACactcccatgtacttcttccttgccaaacTCTCCTTTGTAGACATCTGcttcaccaccaccactgtcCCCAAGATGCTGATGAACATCCAGACTCAGAGAAAATTAATCACTTACAAAAGCTGCCTCAgccagatatatttttttatactCTTTGCAGGATTGGATGTCTTACTCCTGACTGTGATGGCTTATGACCGTTTTGTAGCCATCTGTCATCCTTTGCACTACACAGTCATTATGAACCCCCGGCGCTGTGGTCTtctgattctggggtcctggatcaTAAGCGTCCTACATTCTTTGTTAGAAAGCTTAATGGTATTGAGGATGTCCTTCTGTACAGTCTTGGAAATTCCTCATTTCTTTTGTGAACTCAATCAGATGATCCAACTTGCCTGTTCTGACACCTTTCTTAATAACATGGTGATGTATTTTGCAGCTATGTTCCTGGCTGGTGGCCCCTTCATTGGGATCCTTTACTCTTACTCTAAGATAGTTTCCTCCATATGTGGTATTTCATCAGTTCAGGGCAAGTACAAAGCATTTTCCACCTGTGTGTCTCACCTCTCAGTTGTCTCCTTATTTTATTGTACCAGCTTAGGAGTGTACCTCAGCTCTGCTGCTACTCAGAGCTCCCACTCAAGTGCAGTAGCCTCAGTGATGTACACGGTGGTTACACCCATGCTGAACCCATTTatctacagcctgaggaacaaAGACATAAAGGAGGCTCTGATGAGA acatttttcaaaggaaaca